One genomic window of Methanosarcina acetivorans C2A includes the following:
- a CDS encoding precorrin-2 dehydrogenase/sirohydrochlorin ferrochelatase family protein has translation MAETNNFLPLMLDLSGRKIVIFGGGSVGERKAELFCGCADTVVVSLDFSEKLQELGASGQVRLLRLDLAAATDSELGEIISGAFLVIPATSSSELNRKITDIAGESDILINQVDALGSVVIPSVIKRGDLVIGISTLGHSPAVSKYTRRQIEGVITPAYSDMIRLQDELRTYLKLHVKEQRKRKALLWKVLESEGVWNGFSESYEKAAENAYAIISDKLE, from the coding sequence ATGGCTGAAACAAATAATTTTCTCCCCCTCATGCTTGACCTTTCAGGTAGGAAAATCGTGATTTTTGGGGGTGGCTCCGTTGGGGAGCGCAAGGCTGAGCTTTTCTGCGGCTGCGCGGATACCGTTGTCGTCAGCCTTGACTTCTCCGAAAAGCTGCAGGAACTCGGGGCATCAGGGCAGGTTCGGCTGCTCAGGCTTGACCTTGCAGCAGCGACGGACTCCGAGCTAGGGGAAATCATTTCAGGGGCTTTTCTCGTTATTCCTGCAACCAGCAGTTCCGAACTTAATCGGAAAATCACTGATATTGCAGGGGAAAGCGATATTTTGATTAATCAGGTGGATGCTTTAGGTAGTGTCGTAATCCCCTCTGTCATCAAAAGAGGAGACCTTGTGATAGGGATTTCCACCCTCGGGCACAGTCCTGCGGTCTCGAAATACACCCGCAGGCAGATAGAAGGGGTGATAACTCCTGCATATTCCGATATGATCCGGCTTCAGGACGAACTGAGGACTTATCTCAAACTGCACGTAAAGGAGCAGAGGAAAAGGAAAGCGCTTCTCTGGAAGGTCCTGGAAAGCGAGGGTGTCTGGAACGGCTTTTCCGAATCTTATGAAAAGGCTGCAGAAAATGCGTATGCAATAATCTCGGATAAGCTCGAATAA
- the hemA gene encoding glutamyl-tRNA reductase, protein MTEISSMVISHKKAKIEEMESAWHGDLDGLLNNLYHHEYVYECVVLKTCNRVEIYVVSPKSSSVLFSFAKEMGASTHIIDFYGHDESLEHLLRLAGGLESMIVGEDQILGQIKDLYAYSKKAGTTGKILDTAFEKAIQVGKRIRNETRINKGSVSIGSAAVDLAEDIFGGLTGKSVLVIGAGEIGVLVAKALAEKDIEAIYIANRTFKKAEEIAYELGGYAVRLDDIRGHLPDADVVISGTGAPHYILTREMIEEALDGRERKLLLIDIANPRDIEESVAELENVELCNIDNLRVISERTLKMRKEEAKKAEAIIQEEIRLLNIQYKRQKADRLISELYRQVYDVRVREREKAVNRLSAYHTIGEIETEVLDDLTHSIVNKILAEPTKVLRQAAELGNEEFLDVVSRVFCLEKDKAKLEKINQAKFEQIEPGCAKEQAAVKEQTAVKEQAVVKEQAAVKD, encoded by the coding sequence GTGACAGAAATCTCAAGTATGGTTATATCCCATAAAAAAGCAAAGATTGAGGAAATGGAGTCCGCCTGGCACGGAGATCTGGACGGGCTGCTCAATAACCTGTACCACCATGAATATGTATACGAGTGCGTCGTCTTAAAAACCTGCAACCGTGTTGAAATCTACGTTGTTTCCCCCAAAAGCAGCAGTGTACTTTTCTCTTTTGCAAAAGAAATGGGAGCTTCCACCCATATCATCGACTTTTACGGGCATGACGAGTCCCTTGAACACCTGCTCAGGCTTGCAGGGGGGCTTGAGTCCATGATTGTAGGAGAAGACCAGATTCTCGGGCAGATAAAGGATCTCTACGCTTATTCAAAGAAAGCCGGAACCACGGGCAAAATCCTTGATACGGCTTTTGAAAAAGCTATCCAGGTAGGTAAGCGAATCCGGAACGAAACCCGGATCAATAAAGGTTCGGTCTCCATAGGTTCTGCGGCTGTGGATCTTGCCGAAGATATCTTCGGGGGGCTCACGGGAAAATCCGTGCTCGTAATCGGAGCCGGAGAAATAGGAGTCCTGGTCGCAAAGGCTCTTGCCGAAAAGGACATCGAGGCTATTTACATTGCAAACCGCACTTTTAAGAAAGCTGAAGAAATCGCCTACGAGCTCGGAGGGTATGCGGTCAGGCTTGATGATATAAGAGGGCATCTCCCGGACGCAGATGTCGTGATCAGCGGTACCGGAGCTCCTCATTATATTCTTACTCGGGAGATGATTGAAGAAGCCCTGGATGGCAGAGAAAGAAAACTTCTTCTTATCGATATCGCAAATCCCCGGGATATTGAGGAATCCGTCGCAGAGCTTGAAAATGTTGAGCTCTGCAATATTGATAACCTGAGGGTCATAAGTGAAAGGACCCTGAAGATGCGAAAAGAAGAAGCAAAAAAGGCTGAGGCCATTATCCAGGAAGAAATCCGGCTTTTGAATATCCAGTACAAACGCCAGAAAGCCGACCGTTTGATTTCCGAGCTTTACAGGCAGGTCTACGATGTCCGGGTTAGGGAGAGGGAAAAAGCCGTCAACCGGCTCAGCGCCTATCATACTATCGGGGAGATCGAAACCGAGGTGCTTGACGATCTCACTCATTCGATCGTTAACAAGATCCTGGCCGAGCCTACCAAAGTCCTCCGCCAGGCTGCAGAACTCGGAAATGAGGAGTTCCTTGATGTGGTTTCAAGGGTCTTCTGTCTTGAAAAGGATAAGGCAAAACTTGAAAAAATAAACCAGGCAAAGTTTGAACAGATAGAACCCGGCTGTGCAAAAGAACAGGCTGCAGTTAAAGAACAGACAGCGGTTAAAGAGCAGGCCGTGGTTAAAGAACAGGCAGCTGTTAAGGATTAA
- the hemB gene encoding porphobilinogen synthase, with product MFPDVRLRRLRKGKIRDLIRETTLSVNDLVMPIFVNENIDSPVEISSMPGIYNFPLSEVAKEAKETADLGIPAVILFGVPAFKDAEGSSSCGETDIVQEAVRRIKAELGDRLVVITDICMCEYTSHGHCGIIDFETKEILNDPTLEVLGKIAVSHARAGADMVAPSGMMDGMVDAIRQALDFSGFENVPIMSYAAKYHSCFYGPFREAAESGYSFGDRSTYQMDPANSDEALREVTLDVAEGADILMVKPALPYLDIVYRVKTEFDMPTAAYNVSGEYSMIKAAAANGWLDEKKAIYESLISIKRAGADFIITYFAKDAARMLK from the coding sequence ATGTTTCCAGATGTCAGGTTGAGAAGGTTGAGAAAGGGAAAAATCAGGGATCTTATCCGTGAAACGACACTGTCGGTTAACGACCTGGTCATGCCTATTTTTGTGAACGAGAATATCGATTCCCCGGTTGAAATCTCTTCCATGCCCGGGATATACAATTTTCCCCTCTCCGAGGTTGCAAAAGAGGCAAAAGAGACTGCGGACCTCGGGATCCCGGCAGTGATCCTTTTCGGAGTTCCTGCCTTCAAGGACGCTGAAGGGAGCTCTTCCTGCGGGGAAACCGATATTGTCCAGGAAGCTGTAAGGAGGATCAAAGCCGAACTTGGAGACCGACTTGTGGTGATCACGGATATCTGTATGTGTGAGTACACAAGCCACGGGCACTGCGGGATAATAGACTTTGAAACCAAGGAAATCCTCAACGACCCGACGCTCGAAGTCCTCGGGAAGATTGCTGTCAGTCATGCAAGAGCCGGGGCTGATATGGTAGCTCCTTCGGGAATGATGGACGGAATGGTAGACGCAATCCGACAGGCACTTGATTTCAGTGGGTTTGAGAATGTTCCCATAATGTCCTATGCCGCAAAATACCATTCCTGTTTCTACGGTCCTTTCAGGGAAGCTGCCGAATCCGGCTATTCTTTCGGAGACCGTTCGACCTACCAGATGGATCCTGCAAACAGTGACGAAGCGCTCAGGGAGGTAACTCTTGACGTGGCGGAAGGTGCAGATATCCTGATGGTAAAGCCTGCTCTCCCCTATCTGGATATTGTCTACAGAGTCAAGACCGAGTTCGACATGCCAACAGCCGCATATAACGTAAGCGGAGAGTATTCCATGATCAAGGCAGCCGCAGCTAACGGGTGGCTTGACGAGAAAAAAGCCATTTACGAGTCTCTTATCTCGATCAAGAGGGCAGGGGCGGATTTCATTATCACTTACTTTGCAAAAGATGCTGCCCGGATGCTGAAGTAA
- a CDS encoding IS481-like element ISMac4 family transposase, with amino-acid sequence MKLNGKKIRWIIAQKSKGESTSTIAEIQGISARRVQQIYKEYVETGQLPQVGINLGRPKNPLSSSDQELIDQTYSDYKFGACYLEILIEGKYNRKISHNRIHNYLLSMDLAKENRKKKQRRKWCRYEREHSMSAAHIDWHENPLLGLQVCAILDDSSRMIIAGGEYVHCNTENTIKVIDELVKEYWDIYPLRELIMDHGSEFGAHRINKDGSWDSDFKRCIEELGIKPILARVRHPQTNGKIEKWFDTYQRFRGEFESFEEFVQWYNKRPHGALKLEQLESPQEAFWNRLPVEAKFRIGVRLFGW; translated from the coding sequence GTGAAACTTAATGGAAAAAAGATACGTTGGATCATTGCTCAAAAATCGAAAGGTGAATCTACCTCGACGATAGCTGAGATCCAGGGGATCTCAGCCCGTCGAGTTCAGCAGATCTACAAAGAATACGTTGAAACTGGTCAGCTTCCTCAAGTTGGCATTAATCTTGGAAGACCAAAGAACCCCTTATCCTCCTCTGATCAGGAATTGATTGACCAAACTTACTCTGATTATAAGTTTGGAGCCTGTTACCTTGAGATTCTCATCGAAGGCAAATATAATCGTAAGATATCTCATAACAGAATCCATAACTACCTACTTAGCATGGACCTTGCCAAGGAAAACCGAAAAAAGAAACAGAGAAGAAAATGGTGTAGATACGAACGCGAACACAGCATGTCTGCTGCACACATCGATTGGCATGAGAATCCCCTGTTAGGACTGCAAGTCTGTGCCATTCTTGATGATTCATCAAGAATGATAATTGCAGGTGGAGAGTACGTTCATTGCAACACGGAGAACACCATTAAAGTGATTGATGAACTTGTCAAAGAGTACTGGGACATATACCCTTTAAGAGAGCTCATTATGGATCATGGAAGTGAATTCGGGGCTCACAGGATTAATAAGGATGGTTCATGGGATAGTGACTTTAAAAGATGCATTGAAGAACTTGGAATCAAACCAATACTTGCAAGGGTAAGACATCCTCAGACAAACGGAAAAATAGAGAAATGGTTCGATACATATCAAAGGTTTAGAGGAGAGTTTGAATCATTTGAAGAATTCGTACAGTGGTATAACAAGAGGCCACATGGAGCTTTGAAACTTGAACAGTTAGAATCGCCACAGGAAGCATTCTGGAATAGATTACCAGTTGAGGCAAAGTTCAGAATAGGAGTGAGATTGTTTGGGTGGTGA
- the hemL gene encoding glutamate-1-semialdehyde 2,1-aminomutase, whose product MVSEVTLDKSRQMYEKAKTLIPGGVSSPVRAIKPYPFYTASADGSKIRDLDGNEYIDYCLAYGPAVLGHNHPVIKAAIKEQLDKGWLYGTPTELEVTLAEKVAGYYPSIDMLRFVSTGTEATMSALRLARGFTRKNKFIKIEGGFHGAHDAVLVKAGSGATTLGEPDSLGIPADFTKYTLQAPYNDIETMTTLVEKNRDDLAAVIIEPVLGNIGPILPLPGYLKELRKLTKENDVLLIFDEVITGFRLAMGGAQEYFGVVPDMTTLGKIVGGGLPIGVFGGRREIMEMIAPSGAVYQAGTFSGSPCSVAAGIAVLDYLKKEDIHAKLNSTGDYMRAVVSEIVEDEGLDYTVCGIASMFKIFFGAEPHNYQEALKCDKEGYLSFFHRMLANGVFLPPSQFETNFISAAHSEEDIEKTLEAYVENL is encoded by the coding sequence ATGGTATCTGAGGTAACACTTGATAAGTCCCGACAGATGTATGAGAAAGCAAAGACCCTAATTCCGGGCGGGGTTAGCAGTCCGGTGCGCGCAATCAAACCCTATCCTTTCTATACAGCGTCAGCTGACGGTTCGAAGATAAGGGACCTTGACGGAAATGAGTACATTGACTACTGCCTTGCCTACGGGCCTGCTGTCCTCGGACACAACCACCCGGTGATAAAGGCAGCAATCAAAGAGCAGCTTGATAAGGGCTGGCTCTACGGGACTCCTACCGAGCTTGAGGTGACCCTCGCAGAAAAGGTCGCAGGCTATTATCCCAGTATTGATATGCTCCGTTTTGTTTCTACAGGGACGGAAGCCACCATGAGTGCGCTGCGCCTTGCTCGCGGCTTTACCCGCAAAAACAAATTTATCAAGATTGAAGGCGGGTTTCATGGCGCCCATGATGCGGTGCTCGTAAAGGCAGGTTCTGGGGCCACAACCCTTGGAGAGCCTGATTCCCTCGGCATCCCTGCCGATTTCACCAAATATACGCTGCAGGCTCCGTATAACGACATTGAAACAATGACCACGCTTGTGGAGAAGAACAGGGACGACCTTGCAGCAGTTATCATAGAGCCTGTGCTTGGGAATATAGGGCCTATCCTCCCGTTGCCTGGGTACCTGAAAGAACTCCGAAAACTCACAAAGGAGAATGATGTCCTGCTCATTTTCGATGAGGTCATTACCGGATTCAGGCTCGCAATGGGTGGGGCGCAGGAATACTTCGGAGTCGTGCCTGACATGACTACTCTAGGAAAGATTGTAGGTGGAGGCCTGCCCATCGGAGTCTTCGGAGGCCGCCGGGAAATTATGGAAATGATCGCTCCTTCCGGAGCTGTCTATCAGGCAGGGACCTTCAGCGGAAGCCCCTGTTCCGTGGCTGCGGGAATTGCCGTGCTTGATTACCTGAAAAAGGAAGATATTCACGCAAAGCTGAATTCAACCGGAGATTACATGCGCGCCGTGGTCTCGGAAATAGTTGAGGACGAAGGGCTTGACTATACGGTTTGCGGCATTGCCTCCATGTTCAAGATATTCTTCGGGGCCGAGCCCCATAATTACCAGGAAGCCCTGAAATGTGACAAGGAAGGCTACCTTTCCTTCTTCCACAGGATGCTTGCAAACGGGGTTTTCCTGCCTCCCTCCCAGTTTGAGACCAACTTCATATCTGCAGCTCACAGCGAGGAGGACATTGAAAAGACCCTTGAAGCTTATGTGGAAAATCTCTGA
- the hemC gene encoding hydroxymethylbilane synthase, producing the protein MIIGTRGSQLALAQTENVARLLKERGVETSIKIIKTSGDRFTDRPLHAVSGGVGAFVRELDDVMLAGEIDIAVHSMKDMPTIRPEGLPTVAVLKRDTPFDILLTYDGTTLDELPEQAIIGTSSLRRTAQIRRYRPDLITQELRGNIDTRLRKLKEGQYDGILLAKAGLERMGWEIDGEILSPDFFCPSPNQGTVAVVTRADPEIEAAVSGLDHTESRIVTEIERILISELGGGCTTPIGSYAELTSDKQEIHIRAEVLSLDGKEDVRIDEFIPMLGGLEKARELGHRLVEMGGKRLAEEALLQISRNACGTENSFDY; encoded by the coding sequence ATGATAATAGGTACCCGGGGCAGCCAGCTTGCGCTTGCCCAGACCGAAAATGTTGCACGCCTGCTTAAAGAGCGGGGCGTTGAAACCAGCATCAAGATCATAAAAACCAGCGGGGACCGGTTTACTGACCGCCCTCTGCATGCCGTATCCGGAGGAGTCGGGGCTTTTGTCCGGGAACTGGACGATGTCATGCTTGCAGGAGAAATCGATATTGCTGTCCATTCAATGAAGGACATGCCCACAATCCGCCCCGAAGGGCTCCCTACGGTTGCAGTTCTGAAGCGGGACACTCCTTTTGATATCCTGCTCACATACGACGGGACCACTCTTGACGAACTTCCCGAACAGGCCATTATAGGCACCAGTTCCCTGAGAAGGACTGCCCAGATCCGGCGGTATCGGCCTGACCTTATTACTCAGGAACTGCGGGGCAATATCGACACCAGGCTCAGGAAGCTCAAAGAAGGGCAGTATGATGGGATCCTGCTTGCAAAAGCCGGGCTTGAGCGCATGGGCTGGGAAATCGACGGAGAAATCCTTTCCCCGGATTTTTTCTGCCCTTCTCCTAACCAGGGCACGGTTGCAGTGGTTACGAGAGCAGATCCCGAGATTGAAGCTGCGGTTTCCGGGCTCGACCATACTGAGAGCCGGATTGTTACCGAAATCGAGCGCATCCTTATTTCCGAACTTGGAGGAGGCTGTACGACTCCGATCGGTTCTTACGCTGAACTTACCTCTGATAAGCAAGAAATCCATATCCGGGCTGAAGTCCTTTCCCTTGACGGCAAGGAAGATGTCCGGATTGACGAGTTTATTCCGATGCTTGGGGGGCTTGAGAAAGCCAGGGAACTCGGGCACAGGCTTGTGGAGATGGGCGGCAAGCGGCTTGCCGAAGAGGCGCTCCTTCAGATCTCCCGAAATGCGTGCGGTACGGAGAATTCGTTCGATTATTGA
- a CDS encoding dihydroorotate dehydrogenase: MYNLTGLELKNPTILAAGVLGTTGASLCRVAREGGAGAVVTKSIGPAPKTGHSNPSMIKLDCGFLNAMGLPNPSYPGFLQELEFAKNNSAVPVIASIFGGAPSEFAEVAEGLLPAKPDALELNVSCPHAEGYGAAVGSNPCLVEAVTAAVKDVVNVPVWVKLTPNVADITCIGNAAESGGADAVVAINTVKGMAIDIESGYPVLGNRSGGLSGKAVKPVAVKCVYDLYTALEIPVIGVGGVSSWEDAVELMMAGAAAVQVGSAVYDRVDIFSEIGAGIEAFLERKGYSDIQKIIGLSHEMV; the protein is encoded by the coding sequence ATGTATAATCTCACCGGACTTGAATTAAAAAATCCGACCATTCTTGCAGCCGGGGTGCTCGGGACAACCGGGGCTTCCCTCTGCAGGGTTGCGCGTGAAGGGGGGGCAGGCGCAGTTGTGACCAAATCCATAGGTCCGGCTCCCAAAACCGGCCACTCCAACCCCAGCATGATAAAGCTGGACTGTGGCTTTTTAAATGCAATGGGGCTTCCGAACCCTTCCTATCCAGGCTTCCTTCAGGAGCTTGAGTTTGCAAAAAATAACTCCGCGGTCCCGGTAATTGCAAGTATTTTCGGGGGGGCTCCTTCGGAATTTGCTGAGGTTGCCGAGGGGCTGCTTCCCGCAAAGCCTGACGCTTTAGAGCTGAATGTGAGCTGCCCCCACGCCGAAGGGTACGGGGCTGCAGTCGGTTCAAACCCCTGCCTGGTAGAGGCAGTGACAGCAGCGGTAAAGGACGTCGTCAACGTTCCTGTCTGGGTCAAGCTAACCCCCAATGTTGCAGACATTACCTGTATAGGGAATGCAGCCGAATCCGGGGGGGCGGATGCGGTTGTTGCGATCAATACCGTAAAAGGAATGGCTATTGATATCGAGTCCGGGTACCCGGTGCTTGGTAACCGTTCGGGAGGGCTTTCCGGAAAAGCTGTCAAGCCAGTAGCCGTCAAATGCGTTTACGATCTCTATACTGCCCTGGAAATTCCGGTAATCGGGGTGGGAGGAGTTTCGTCCTGGGAAGACGCTGTGGAGCTGATGATGGCAGGAGCTGCAGCTGTCCAGGTCGGGTCTGCGGTATATGACAGGGTGGATATCTTTTCTGAAATCGGGGCAGGAATAGAAGCCTTCCTCGAAAGAAAAGGCTATTCGGATATTCAGAAAATTATAGGGCTTTCCCACGAGATGGTCTGA
- a CDS encoding dihydroorotate dehydrogenase electron transfer subunit, whose translation MLPLNVTITQITEESPLVRTFFFDHRFEDMDPGQFVMVWVRGVDEVPMGLSRNNSITVQKVGEATSKLFELKEGDSFGLRGPFGKGFTLPSRGEKVLLIAGGVGAAPLSPYAEAASAAGAEVHTILGARSAGDLLFEWRFEALGDIYASTDDGSKGVKGFVTDVLKGLDVAAYDRIAVCGPEIMMASVFRLLEERKVLEKAEFSLHRYFKCGIGVCGACCIDLSGLRVCKDGPVFSGIQLLGSELGKYSRDASGRRIKI comes from the coding sequence ATGCTTCCTCTTAATGTTACAATAACACAGATAACTGAAGAATCCCCTCTGGTCAGGACTTTTTTCTTTGACCACAGGTTTGAGGATATGGATCCGGGCCAGTTTGTGATGGTCTGGGTCAGAGGCGTGGATGAGGTCCCCATGGGCCTTTCCAGAAATAATTCCATAACGGTCCAGAAGGTAGGCGAGGCGACTTCAAAGCTTTTTGAGTTAAAAGAAGGGGACTCTTTCGGACTCAGGGGGCCTTTCGGAAAGGGCTTTACCCTTCCCTCAAGAGGCGAAAAAGTCCTTCTTATAGCCGGCGGGGTCGGAGCTGCTCCTCTCTCACCTTATGCCGAGGCAGCCTCTGCCGCAGGTGCGGAAGTGCATACAATTCTTGGGGCGCGGAGTGCCGGAGACCTGCTTTTTGAATGGCGTTTCGAGGCTCTCGGAGATATCTATGCCTCTACAGATGACGGTTCAAAAGGCGTTAAAGGGTTTGTTACCGATGTCCTCAAAGGGCTTGATGTTGCAGCTTATGACCGAATTGCAGTCTGCGGTCCTGAAATAATGATGGCTTCGGTGTTCAGGCTCCTTGAAGAGAGGAAGGTTCTGGAAAAGGCAGAGTTCAGCCTCCACCGCTATTTTAAGTGTGGCATCGGCGTCTGCGGGGCGTGCTGCATAGACCTGTCAGGACTCCGGGTCTGCAAGGACGGGCCTGTGTTTTCCGGGATTCAGCTCCTTGGTTCGGAGCTCGGGAAATATTCACGGGACGCCAGCGGGCGAAGAATTAAAATTTAA
- a CDS encoding fumarylacetoacetate hydrolase family protein, which translates to MIGRFRSGDNVFYGEIEDGRVYPNGGVSAGTFELSELRVLPPSFPSKIVCVGLNYKDHADELSMEVPENPILFLKPPSAVIGHGDKIIYPASSSQVDYEAELAVVIGKRCKNISAEKAEDVIAGYSCFNDVTARDLQQKDGQWTRAKSFDTFAAFGPYIVSTDEIDVSDLKISCRVNGGTRQESSTSNLIFDIPFLIEFITEIMTLEVGDVIATGTPPGVGELQRGDTVEVEIQGIGTLRNEVV; encoded by the coding sequence ATGATTGGAAGGTTCAGGTCAGGAGATAATGTTTTTTATGGAGAAATCGAAGATGGGCGGGTGTATCCCAATGGAGGGGTCTCGGCCGGGACATTCGAACTTTCGGAACTTCGGGTTCTACCTCCTTCTTTTCCCTCTAAAATCGTCTGTGTCGGCCTGAACTATAAGGACCACGCAGACGAGCTTTCCATGGAAGTCCCTGAAAATCCTATTCTCTTTTTAAAGCCCCCATCTGCGGTTATAGGGCATGGAGACAAGATCATTTACCCTGCATCCAGTTCTCAGGTGGATTACGAAGCTGAACTTGCAGTCGTGATCGGAAAGCGCTGCAAAAACATTTCCGCCGAAAAGGCTGAGGACGTGATCGCAGGCTATAGCTGTTTTAATGATGTGACTGCCCGTGATCTTCAGCAAAAGGACGGACAGTGGACAAGGGCAAAGAGTTTTGATACCTTTGCGGCATTCGGACCTTATATTGTTTCTACGGACGAAATTGATGTTTCTGACCTGAAGATCTCCTGCAGGGTAAACGGGGGAACCAGACAGGAGTCGAGCACCTCAAACCTTATTTTTGACATTCCTTTTCTTATCGAATTCATCACCGAGATTATGACCCTGGAAGTTGGGGATGTAATTGCTACCGGGACACCTCCTGGAGTTGGAGAACTGCAGAGAGGGGATACCGTAGAAGTCGAGATCCAGGGAATCGGAACACTTAGAAACGAGGTTGTCTGA
- a CDS encoding glutamate--tRNA ligase produces the protein MTLSPEDLKTIEKYALQNAVKYEKAPQSKAVMGKVMGECPQLRANPGAVSTALKSIVSEIAKGNPEAWKTRLSEIAPELIEALNVKKEPEKGLKPLEGAEPGKVVMRFAPNPNGPGTLGSARGMVVNSEYVKMYKGKFVLRFDDTDPDIKRPMLEAYDWYLDDFKWLGVVPDRVVYASDHFPIYYDYARKLIEMGKAYVCFCKGEDFKRLKDAKQACPHRDTSPEENLMHWEKMLAGEYEDQQAVLRIKTDIEHKDPALRDWGAFRIRKMSHPRAEIGNKYVVWPLLDFAGAIEDHELGMTHIIRGKDLIDSEKRQGYIYKYFGWTYPKTTHWGRVKIHEFGKFSTSSLRKAIEAGEYSGWDDPRLPTIRAIRRRGIQAEALKKFMIEMGVGMTDVSISMESLYAENRKIVDPVANRYFFVWAPVELEIAGMEPTVAKLPLHPTDHSRGVREIAVGNKVLVCAEDVEKLELGSVIRLKDFCNIEITSLSPLQAKHSDVSLEALKKAKAKIVHWAPVDGISVKVRGPEGDLEGIGEKGIVGELDKIVQFERFGFCRIDAVSEEKVVAYFAHK, from the coding sequence ATGACCTTAAGTCCTGAAGATCTTAAAACAATAGAAAAATACGCCCTTCAAAATGCTGTAAAATACGAAAAAGCCCCTCAGTCCAAAGCTGTAATGGGCAAGGTAATGGGGGAGTGTCCCCAGCTGAGGGCCAATCCTGGGGCCGTCTCGACGGCACTTAAATCCATTGTTTCTGAAATCGCTAAAGGAAACCCCGAAGCCTGGAAAACCCGGCTGTCGGAAATTGCCCCCGAGCTAATAGAAGCCCTGAATGTAAAGAAAGAGCCTGAGAAGGGTTTAAAGCCCCTCGAAGGGGCAGAGCCCGGAAAAGTCGTAATGCGTTTTGCTCCGAACCCCAATGGGCCCGGGACCCTGGGCAGTGCAAGGGGTATGGTGGTCAATTCCGAGTACGTAAAGATGTATAAGGGCAAGTTTGTCCTGCGCTTTGACGATACCGATCCTGATATTAAGCGCCCCATGCTTGAAGCTTATGACTGGTACCTGGACGACTTCAAATGGCTCGGGGTCGTGCCTGACCGGGTTGTCTACGCTTCGGACCATTTCCCCATCTATTACGATTATGCAAGAAAGCTGATCGAGATGGGCAAAGCCTATGTCTGTTTCTGTAAAGGGGAAGACTTCAAAAGGTTAAAGGACGCCAAGCAGGCCTGTCCGCACAGGGACACGAGCCCTGAAGAAAACCTCATGCACTGGGAAAAGATGCTTGCCGGGGAATATGAAGACCAGCAGGCAGTGCTCCGGATTAAGACCGATATCGAACATAAGGATCCTGCGCTGAGGGACTGGGGGGCATTCAGGATCAGAAAGATGTCCCACCCCCGCGCTGAAATCGGAAACAAATACGTTGTCTGGCCCCTTCTGGACTTTGCAGGCGCAATCGAAGACCATGAGCTCGGCATGACCCATATCATTCGGGGTAAAGACCTTATAGACAGCGAAAAGCGGCAGGGCTACATCTACAAATACTTCGGCTGGACCTACCCGAAAACAACTCACTGGGGCAGGGTCAAGATCCACGAGTTCGGGAAGTTCAGCACGAGCAGCCTCAGGAAAGCCATTGAAGCCGGAGAATACAGCGGCTGGGATGACCCCAGGCTTCCCACAATAAGGGCAATCCGACGCCGTGGAATACAGGCTGAAGCCCTTAAAAAGTTCATGATCGAAATGGGAGTCGGGATGACTGATGTGAGTATCAGTATGGAGTCCCTTTATGCCGAAAACCGCAAAATCGTGGACCCCGTTGCAAACAGGTACTTCTTTGTCTGGGCTCCTGTAGAACTGGAAATTGCAGGTATGGAGCCTACGGTTGCAAAACTTCCGCTCCACCCGACTGATCATTCCAGAGGTGTAAGGGAAATCGCCGTGGGAAATAAGGTGCTTGTCTGCGCTGAAGACGTTGAAAAGCTGGAACTTGGTTCCGTCATCCGCTTAAAAGATTTCTGCAACATCGAAATCACTTCCCTTTCCCCGCTTCAGGCAAAACACTCTGATGTCTCTCTCGAAGCCCTTAAAAAAGCAAAAGCAAAGATCGTCCACTGGGCTCCAGTTGACGGAATTTCTGTTAAAGTGCGCGGCCCAGAAGGCGATCTTGAAGGAATCGGAGAAAAAGGAATAGTGGGAGAACTTGACAAAATTGTACAGTTTGAACGTTTCGGCTTCTGCAGAATTGATGCCGTAAGCGAAGAAAAAGTTGTGGCGTACTTTGCCCACAAATGA